Proteins encoded in a region of the Puniceibacterium sp. IMCC21224 genome:
- a CDS encoding D-cysteine desulfhydrase — protein MNLARFPRARLAHLPTPLEFMPRLTAALNGPDIWIKRDDCTGLSTGGNKTRKLEFLMAEAQDMGADIVLTQGATQSNHARQTAAAAAKLGMDCHILLEDRTGYNHENYRYNGNVLLDVLHGASIEHRGPNLDMNAEMEAVADKMRSDGRKPYTIPGGGSNATGALGYVNCAFEMLGQFIDTGLRVDHIVHATGSAGTQAGLITGLKATNAQIPLLGIGVRAPKAKQEENVYNLAVKTAEKLGCPGVVQPEDVIANTDYVGPGYGMPGADTLAAIDLFARTEAILLDPVYSAKGGAGLIDLITKGHFKKGETVVFIHTGGAIGLTGYTHEFDVASKA, from the coding sequence ATGAACCTCGCCCGCTTTCCCCGCGCCCGTCTGGCCCATTTGCCCACACCACTGGAATTCATGCCACGCCTGACAGCAGCATTGAACGGCCCCGATATCTGGATCAAGCGCGACGACTGCACCGGGTTATCAACGGGCGGCAACAAGACCCGCAAGCTGGAATTCCTGATGGCCGAAGCTCAGGACATGGGTGCGGACATTGTCCTAACCCAAGGCGCCACCCAGTCGAACCATGCCCGCCAGACTGCGGCCGCAGCGGCCAAGCTGGGTATGGACTGCCACATCCTGCTCGAAGACCGCACCGGCTATAATCACGAGAACTACCGCTACAACGGCAACGTGCTACTGGATGTACTGCACGGCGCGTCAATCGAACACCGTGGCCCGAACCTCGACATGAATGCCGAGATGGAGGCCGTGGCCGACAAGATGCGCAGCGACGGCCGCAAACCCTACACTATCCCTGGCGGCGGATCGAACGCCACCGGCGCACTGGGGTACGTCAACTGCGCATTTGAGATGCTGGGCCAGTTCATCGACACCGGCCTGCGGGTCGATCACATCGTCCATGCCACCGGATCCGCAGGCACACAGGCCGGACTGATCACCGGCCTCAAGGCCACCAACGCGCAGATCCCCCTGCTCGGCATCGGCGTTCGTGCGCCCAAAGCCAAACAAGAGGAAAATGTCTATAACCTCGCCGTCAAAACCGCCGAAAAGCTCGGCTGCCCCGGCGTTGTCCAACCCGAAGACGTGATCGCCAACACAGATTATGTTGGCCCTGGCTACGGCATGCCGGGCGCCGACACGCTGGCCGCCATCGACCTCTTTGCCCGGACCGAGGCGATCCTGCTCGACCCGGTCTACTCCGCCAAAGGCGGTGCGGGTCTGATCGACCTGATCACCAAGGGCCACTTCAAGAAAGGCGAAACGGTGGTCTTTATCCACACCGGCGGCGCTATCGGCCTGACCGGCTATACCCACGAATTCGACGTGGCCTCAAAGGCATGA
- a CDS encoding aspartate/glutamate racemase family protein, with protein sequence MNRVGILGGMGPQATILLMQKLIDAVPATDDADHIPLIVHQNPQVPSRIAALIDGTGPDPTPVLIRMAQDLAAAGATALAMPCNTAHHYAPALRAATPLQLLDMLTATARTLRTVGTIGILASPATRLTDVFAGYFPDQTLLYAQDDAPMLSMIRAIKAGGTPSSILDAMTSQALALLDQGADHLLVACTELSLTAPLLPATIPRTDSLDCLTQAILDHAKDA encoded by the coding sequence ATGAACCGGGTCGGCATCCTCGGCGGCATGGGACCACAGGCGACGATCCTGCTGATGCAGAAACTGATCGACGCCGTGCCCGCCACCGACGATGCCGACCACATCCCGCTCATCGTACACCAGAACCCACAGGTGCCGTCGCGGATCGCCGCGCTGATCGACGGCACCGGCCCCGACCCCACGCCCGTGCTGATCCGCATGGCGCAGGATCTGGCAGCGGCAGGCGCGACCGCGCTCGCTATGCCATGCAACACCGCGCACCACTATGCCCCCGCACTGCGCGCAGCGACGCCGCTACAGCTGCTCGACATGCTGACAGCCACGGCCCGGACCCTGCGCACGGTCGGCACGATTGGCATCCTCGCCTCGCCCGCCACCCGTCTCACCGACGTATTCGCGGGCTACTTCCCGGACCAAACATTGCTGTATGCACAGGATGACGCGCCCATGCTGTCGATGATCCGCGCAATCAAAGCGGGCGGCACCCCGTCCAGCATCCTCGACGCAATGACGTCTCAGGCGCTGGCTCTCCTCGATCAGGGCGCTGATCACCTGCTGGTTGCCTGCACCGAACTGTCGCTGACCGCGCCGCTTCTGCCCGCCACGATCCCACGCACCGACAGCCTAGATTGCCTCACCCAAGCGATCCTCGACCACGCCAAAGATGCATAA
- the lepA gene encoding translation elongation factor 4, protein MTQLSHIRNFSIVAHIDHGKSTLADRLIQSTNTVTAREMKEQLLDSMDIERERGITIKANTVRIEYKAEDGEVYILNLIDTPGHVDFAYEVSRSMRAVEGSLLVVDATQGVEAQTLANVYTAIDADHEIVPVLNKIDLPASEPERVKEQIEDVIGIDASEALMISAKTGVGIPAVLEAIVKRLPPPHEGDATKPLRAMLVDSKYDPYLGVVVIVRVIDGVLKKGQRIKMMKTGGTYDIDRIGVYRPAMQEVKELGPGEIGYITAQIKQVRDTRVGDTITTEKKGCETPLPGFKPSIPVVFCGLFPVDANDFEDMRDAIEKLTLNDASFSSEMETSAALGFGFRCGFLGLLHLEVVRDRLEREYDIDLITTAPSVIYKIHLRDGSEIELHNPADMPDPSTIDHIEEPRIKASILVPDDYLGDVLKLCQDRRGEQLDLTYVGSRAMVVYDLPLNEVVFDFYDRLKSVTKGYASFDYQIIGYREDNLVKMQILVNDEPVDALSTMVHRDRAEMRGRAMCEKLKDLIPRHMFKIPIQAAIGGKVIARETLAAMRKDVTAKCYGGDATRKKKLLEKQKAGKKRMRQFGKVDIPQEAFISALKMDG, encoded by the coding sequence ATGACCCAGCTCAGCCATATCCGCAACTTCTCTATCGTCGCCCATATCGACCACGGGAAATCCACCCTGGCCGACCGGCTGATTCAGTCCACAAACACCGTCACCGCGCGGGAGATGAAGGAACAGCTTCTCGACTCGATGGATATCGAGCGCGAGCGCGGCATCACGATCAAGGCGAACACCGTCCGCATCGAATACAAGGCCGAAGATGGGGAGGTGTATATCCTCAACCTGATCGACACCCCGGGCCATGTCGACTTTGCCTACGAGGTCTCCCGCTCCATGCGCGCGGTCGAGGGTTCCTTGCTGGTGGTTGACGCGACGCAGGGCGTCGAGGCGCAGACGCTGGCCAATGTCTATACAGCCATCGACGCCGATCACGAGATCGTCCCGGTCCTGAACAAGATCGACCTGCCCGCGTCCGAACCCGAACGGGTCAAGGAACAGATCGAGGATGTGATCGGCATCGACGCCTCCGAGGCGCTGATGATTTCGGCCAAGACCGGGGTCGGTATCCCTGCCGTGCTCGAAGCGATCGTCAAACGCCTGCCGCCCCCGCACGAAGGCGATGCAACCAAACCGCTGCGCGCGATGCTGGTCGACAGCAAATACGACCCCTATCTGGGCGTTGTGGTCATTGTGCGCGTCATCGACGGTGTGCTGAAAAAAGGCCAGCGTATCAAGATGATGAAGACCGGCGGCACCTATGATATTGACCGCATCGGCGTCTATCGTCCCGCGATGCAGGAGGTCAAGGAACTCGGCCCCGGCGAGATTGGCTATATCACCGCGCAGATCAAACAAGTCCGCGACACCCGCGTCGGTGACACCATAACAACCGAGAAAAAGGGCTGCGAGACGCCCCTGCCCGGCTTTAAACCGTCGATCCCGGTGGTGTTCTGCGGCCTGTTCCCGGTGGACGCCAATGACTTTGAGGATATGCGCGACGCTATCGAAAAGCTGACCCTGAACGACGCGTCATTCTCGTCGGAAATGGAAACCTCTGCCGCGCTGGGCTTTGGCTTTCGCTGCGGGTTCCTGGGTCTGCTGCATCTCGAAGTCGTGCGCGACCGGCTTGAGCGGGAATATGACATCGACCTGATCACCACCGCGCCGTCGGTGATCTACAAGATCCACTTGCGCGACGGGTCCGAGATCGAACTGCATAACCCCGCCGACATGCCCGACCCGTCCACCATCGACCATATCGAAGAGCCGCGGATCAAGGCGTCGATCCTTGTACCCGACGACTATCTGGGTGACGTGCTGAAACTGTGCCAGGACCGGCGCGGCGAACAGCTTGACCTGACCTATGTCGGCTCACGCGCGATGGTGGTCTATGACCTGCCGTTGAACGAGGTGGTGTTCGACTTTTACGACCGGCTGAAATCGGTGACCAAAGGCTATGCGTCGTTCGATTACCAGATCATCGGCTACCGCGAGGATAATCTGGTCAAGATGCAGATCCTTGTGAACGATGAACCTGTCGACGCCCTGTCCACCATGGTCCACCGCGACCGGGCCGAAATGCGCGGCCGCGCCATGTGTGAAAAGCTCAAGGATCTGATCCCGCGCCATATGTTCAAGATCCCGATCCAGGCGGCCATCGGCGGCAAGGTGATCGCGCGCGAAACTCTGGCAGCGATGCGCAAGGACGTGACGGCCAAGTGCTATGGCGGCGACGCAACCCGCAAGAAGAAACTGCTGGAAAAGCAGAAGGCGGGCAAGAAGCGGATGCGCCAGTTCGGAAAGGTGGATATCCCGCAGGAAGCGTTTATTTCCGCCCTGAAGATGGATGGCTAA